A region of the Kribbella sp. NBC_01245 genome:
CGACATTGTCCGTAGTCCCTTACTTCGCAGCCAGCTCGGCGGCCCGCTTGGCCGCGCCGTCCATCGTGTCCACGCGCTCGAGGCCGGGCAGGTTCGCCTCGTCGAGGATGCGGCGGCCCTCCTCGGCGTTGTTGCCGTCCAGCCGGACGACCATCGGCTTGTCGACGTGCTCGTTGCGGCTCGCCAGCAGCTCGAACGCCTGCACGATGCCGTTGGCGACCGCGTCACAGGCGGTGATACCGCCGAAGACGTTGACGAAGACGCTCTCCACCTGGGCGTCGGAGATGATGATCTCCAGCCCGTTGGCCATCACCTCGGCCGACGCGCCACCACCGATGTCGAGGAAGTTCGCGGGCTTGACGCCACCGAACTCCTCACCGGCGTACGCCACGACGTCGAGGGTCGACATGACCAGACCCGCGCCGTTGCCGATGATCCCGACGGAACCGTCCAGCTTGACGTAGTTGAGGCCCTTGGCCTTCGCCGCGGCCTCCAGCGGGTCCTCGGCCGAGGCGTCCTCGAAGTCCGCGTGCTCCGGGTGCCGGAAGTCCGCGTTCTCGTCCAGGGTGACCTTGCCGTCCAGCGCCTCGACGTTGCCGTCCTGGAGCTTGACCAGCGGGTTCACCTCGACCAGCGACGCGTCCTCGGCGATGAAGACGCCGTACAGCTTGACGATCTCCGTGGTGACGTTGTCGAGCACGTCCTCGGGGAACTTGGCCGCGATCGCGATCTCGCGCGCCTTGGCCTCATCGACACCGGCAGCCGGGTCGATCGAGATCTTGGCGACGGCGTCGGGGTTGGTGTGGGCGACCTCTTCGATCTCCATACCGCCCGCGGCGCTCGCGATGCACAGGTAGTTGCGGTTGGCCCGGTCGATCAGGAAGGAGAAGTAGTACTCCTCGGCGATCGCGGCGGCCGGGACGATGTTCAGGATCTTGACGAGGTGACCCTTGATGTCCAGACCGAGGATCGCCTTCGCGGCCTCCTCCGCCTCATCCGGAGTCGAGGCCAGCTTGACGCCACCGGCCTTACCGCGGCCGCCCGTCTTGACCTGAGCCTTGACGACCACCCGGCCGCCGATCTTCTCGGCCGCCGCGCGTGCTTCCTCGGGAGTCGTGACGACCTCACCGACCGTCGTCCTCACACCATGTTTGGCGAAGACTGACTTCGCCTGGTATTCCATCAGGTCCACGAGTGTCCTGGTCCTCTCACCTGTCCGTGTCTAGGCCGCGGCGGGCTGTGGCACACAAACAGGTCACGGTCGCCGGCGCGGTTCCGTCGGCCCGAGACTAGCCACCCACACACCGTCACGGACAGTCGGGGGTGCAGGCTGAGACACCTGTCACAGCGTCTTGGGCCCTCATGACAGGCTGGATCTCATGACTGAGGCACCTGCTTTCGACGATCGGCCGACTTCGACCAGACCAGCTGACGAGTGGTGGCGTAGCGCTGTCGTCTACCAGGTGTATCCCCGCTCCTTCGCCGACGCCGACAAGGACGGCACGGGCGATGTGAACGGAATTCGCGCCCGGCTGCCGTACCTGGCCGATCTCGGCATCGACGCGATCTGGATCAGCCCGTGGTACCCGTCACCCCTGCTCGACGGCGGCTACGACGTGTCCGACTACCGCGATATCAACCCCGACTTCGGCACGCTGGCCGACGCGGACGCACTGATCGCGGAGGCGCACGGCCTGGGCATCCGGGTGCTGATCGACCTGGTGCCGAACCACTGCTCCTGGGAACACCCCTGGTTCAAGGCGGCGCTCGAGGCGGGCAAGGGCTCGCCCGAGCGGGAGCGGTTCTGGTTCCGCGACAGCCCGGGCGTGGTGCCGCCGACGAACTGGCCCGCCGCTTTCGGTGGTGGCGCCTGGCAACAGATCGACGACGGCCAGTGGTACCTGCACATGTTCGACATCTCCCAGCCGGACTTCAACTGGGACCACCCGGACGTGATCGCCGAGTTCGATTCGATCCTGCGCTTCTGGTTCGACCGGGGTGTCGACGGCTTCCGGATCGACGTGGCCGACTCGATGGCCAAGGACCCGGCGCTGCCCGACGTACCGCTGCATGATGACGGCCTACCCACGCGCGACAAGTACGTCGGCAACCCGTTCTACGACCAGCCGGGGGTGCACAAGATCCACCAGCGCTGGCGCGAGATCGCCGACGAGTACGCCGATACGCCGGAAGGCCCGCGCGTCTTCGTTGCCGAGGCCTGGCTGTCCCCCGCCGAGCGGCTCGCGGCGTACGTCCGGCCGAACGAGTTGCACTCCGCGTTCAACTTCGACGTACTGCGCTGCCCGTGGGACGCGAAAGAGCTGCGCGAGGTCATCGACCACACCACCGAGAACCTCTGGGCCGTCGGCGCTCCCGCGACCTGGGTGCTGAGCAACCACGACACCATCCGCCACCGCACCCGCTACGGCCGGGACCAGCGTGAAGCGGGCGCTGACGCCGGCGCCGTACCGACCGACCTGGCCCTCGGTCTTCGCCGGGCGCGTGCCGCCGCGCTGCTGGAGCTGGCGCTGCCGGGTGGCGCGTACATCTATCAAGGCGACGAGCTCGGCCTGCCCGAGGTTGAAGACCTGCCCGACGACCTGCTGGACGATCCGACTTGGGAACGCTCCGGTCACACCGTCCGCGGCCGCGATGGCTGCCGGGTGCCGATGCCGTGGAGCGGGAGCGAACCGCCCTTCGGCTTCGGTACGACGGACAACCCGCCGTGGTTGCCGCAGCCCGCGTCGTGGGCCGGCCTCACCGCCGAAGACCAGCAGCACGACCCGGACAGCCACCTCTCGTTGTACAAGGCGGCCCTCCGCATCCGCCGTACCCACGAAGCCCTCGGCGAAGGCCGCCTGCTCTGGGACGACACCGCCCCCGCCGGCGTCCTCTCCTTCACCCGCACCCCAGCCTTCCGCTGCCTCGTCAACCTCACCGACTCCCCGATCGAGGTCGACGGCATCGTCTTGCTCTCGAGCCAACCGCTCGTAGACGGCAAACTCCCGCCCGACACCACCGCCTGGCTCACGATCTGACGTTGCTTCCCGCCTGGGCCGGCCTACGCGCGACGGCCGGTACCAGGAGGAGGGCGGTTAGGCCGGCGAGGGTCATCACTGTGGCTGGGGATGAGTGGTCGACTATGACGCCTCCGGTTAGGGCGCCCAGGGAGAGGGTGGCTTGGAAGGAGGCGGTGAAGAGTACGGACGAGGCCTCTGGGGAATTGGGGGCTGCTTTGGCGAACCAGGTTTGTGAGCAGACGGGCACAGCGCCGTAGGCGGTGCCCCAGAGGATTAGCAGTACGACGGCGCCGGGGTCGGTGGTGCCGAGTAGCGGGAGTAGCAGGGTGGCGGTGGCGATCATCGTGGCGGCTGTCGCGAACGTGGCTCGCGGATGGCGGGTCACGGTGGAGCCCGCTATGAAGTTGCCGGCGATTCCCGCTACGCCGTACGTGAGTAGGTAGATCGTGATCAGGCCGGCGCTCACCTGCTCAAGGAACGGCGTGACGTAGGTGTAGGCCCCGAAGTGGGCGAGCACGATGATGAACGTGAGCGCCACTGCGAGGCGGCTGACCCTTAACGTGCCGGTGAGCATCCGCAGGTTCGTCGCCCGCTCAGCGGGGAGCGGCGGGACCACCGCGACCAGCAGGCCGAACACGCCAAGGGTCAGGATTCCCATTGCGAGAAAGGCCGTCCGCCACCCCGCGAGGCCGCCGACGAACGTGCCCAGCGGCACGCCGAGCACGGACCCGAGTGGCACCGCAGCGAAGATCACGGCAGTCGCCCGAGGCACCGACTCGACCGGCACCAATCGCCCGGCCAGCCCTGCCCCGATGGACCAAAAGCCACCGATCGTGATGCCAACCAACACGCGAGAGACCAACATCAGCCAATAGCCGGAAGCCACCGCGGCCAGGAAATTCGCCAACGCCAGCAACAGAACGA
Encoded here:
- the sucC gene encoding ADP-forming succinate--CoA ligase subunit beta, coding for MDLMEYQAKSVFAKHGVRTTVGEVVTTPEEARAAAEKIGGRVVVKAQVKTGGRGKAGGVKLASTPDEAEEAAKAILGLDIKGHLVKILNIVPAAAIAEEYYFSFLIDRANRNYLCIASAAGGMEIEEVAHTNPDAVAKISIDPAAGVDEAKAREIAIAAKFPEDVLDNVTTEIVKLYGVFIAEDASLVEVNPLVKLQDGNVEALDGKVTLDENADFRHPEHADFEDASAEDPLEAAAKAKGLNYVKLDGSVGIIGNGAGLVMSTLDVVAYAGEEFGGVKPANFLDIGGGASAEVMANGLEIIISDAQVESVFVNVFGGITACDAVANGIVQAFELLASRNEHVDKPMVVRLDGNNAEEGRRILDEANLPGLERVDTMDGAAKRAAELAAK
- a CDS encoding glycoside hydrolase family 13 protein yields the protein MTEAPAFDDRPTSTRPADEWWRSAVVYQVYPRSFADADKDGTGDVNGIRARLPYLADLGIDAIWISPWYPSPLLDGGYDVSDYRDINPDFGTLADADALIAEAHGLGIRVLIDLVPNHCSWEHPWFKAALEAGKGSPERERFWFRDSPGVVPPTNWPAAFGGGAWQQIDDGQWYLHMFDISQPDFNWDHPDVIAEFDSILRFWFDRGVDGFRIDVADSMAKDPALPDVPLHDDGLPTRDKYVGNPFYDQPGVHKIHQRWREIADEYADTPEGPRVFVAEAWLSPAERLAAYVRPNELHSAFNFDVLRCPWDAKELREVIDHTTENLWAVGAPATWVLSNHDTIRHRTRYGRDQREAGADAGAVPTDLALGLRRARAAALLELALPGGAYIYQGDELGLPEVEDLPDDLLDDPTWERSGHTVRGRDGCRVPMPWSGSEPPFGFGTTDNPPWLPQPASWAGLTAEDQQHDPDSHLSLYKAALRIRRTHEALGEGRLLWDDTAPAGVLSFTRTPAFRCLVNLTDSPIEVDGIVLLSSQPLVDGKLPPDTTAWLTI
- a CDS encoding MFS transporter: MPARSPLLSWLAVVSVMLGIFVIVTTEILPIGLLTSIGSSFVISDGMAGLMMTMPGFLAAIAAPLATVVTGRVDRRVMLAAFVLLLALANFLAAVASGYWLMLVSRVLVGITIGGFWSIGAGLAGRLVPVESVPRATAVIFAAVPLGSVLGVPLGTFVGGLAGWRTAFLAMGILTLGVFGLLVAVVPPLPAERATNLRMLTGTLRVSRLAVALTFIIVLAHFGAYTYVTPFLEQVSAGLITIYLLTYGVAGIAGNFIAGSTVTRHPRATFATAATMIATATLLLPLLGTTDPGAVVLLILWGTAYGAVPVCSQTWFAKAAPNSPEASSVLFTASFQATLSLGALTGGVIVDHSSPATVMTLAGLTALLLVPAVARRPAQAGSNVRS